The window ATGCCTTCCGGATACGCGGATGCCCTGGTGGGGCGGGCTCCGTCCGTGCTCGGGACCGCGGCCGCCGAGCTGCGCGCCGCCGCGGTCGAGCTGGGTGGGCTCGCCACGACAGCCTCCGGTCTGCTCGGCCCGGTGCTGACCCTGGACACTCCCGAGACCTGGTCGTCGCCGTGGCAGCGGCGCGCGACGGCCCGGGTCGACGGCTGGCTGCGGGCGCTGCGCGGTGGCGCCGAGGCGATGGCCGCCCGCGCTCACTGGTATGTGAGGACCGCCGAGGCGTTCGAGTTCGCTGCCGCCGCGGCGACCGGCCTGACCAGCGCGGCCGGGGAGGGCAGCACGGTCGACAGGGCCGGATCGGCGGGGACTCCGGATGCCGAGTTAGAGCCGCGCCTGCCCGAGATTCCCAGGATGCCGGCCGGTTGGGACGTCCCCGACGCGGCCCTGCTGCGTGAGCTGAGCACCGACGACGGCACCGTCCCGGCAGACCCGTTTCTCGACGGCTCGCTGGGCGCCGACGGCCGGCGGGGCGGTCGCGTCGCGCCAGCCTGCGACGTCTGGTCGGGAGACGCCTGGGCTGGCGCGGCCGCGGCCGGGCGCGGCGGGGACGGGGGCGGCCACGGTGGCGACCTGGGCGGAGGCGGTCCCGTCTCCTTCGACCCCGGCCTGCTCGGCGCGCTGGCCGGCAGACTGCGCGTCGCCGGCACCGCCGCGGCCGGGCTCGCCACGGCCGTCGGCCGGACGGACGAGACGGCCCTGGATGCGGTCGTCGTCGGCCTGAGCGCGACGGTCGCGGCGGCGGGCGGCGGCCTTGCCCAGGCACTCGGCGTCGCCGCGCCGGCCAGGCCGCCAGGCTCGTTCCGGTTGGCCGGCCTGCCCGTGCCGACCGACGTGCTCCGGCTGGGCACGCACGCCCTCGCCGTCGGCGGGCCGGATCTCGCCGCGGCGATCGAGCGTCGGACGGCGCATCTCGTGGCGGCCGAGGAAGCGGTGCGGACCGGCGGCGTGTTGATCGACCCGCGTTCCTGGTTCGACGACGCCCCACCGCCGGACCTCGGCTGGATCAGGACGGCCGCCGCCGGGTTGGTCGCGCTGGTCGGGACCGACCCCGCCGCGCTGTCCGCGGCGGACGTTCGGGATGCCGGCCGGCGGCTGGCCGCCCTGCCGCCGGCCGTCCGTGAGGCGGTGGTCAGCCGGCTGCGCGGCCAGCCACTGCGGGCGCTGACGGGGGCTCTCACCCGCCTGCTGCGGCGGGCGGGCGGCCGTTCCCGGCACGAGCTCGAGGCCCTGGCCGCGGTGCCGGACCTGCTGCTCGCGAGCGCGCCGGCCGCGCTGGTCGCCGAGCTCGTCCGCCTGCTGCCTGACCTCGAGCCCGCCCCGCCCGGCGGCGCGGCCGCCGCCAACGGGGCCGTGGCCTCCGCCGGGGCGGACGAGGCGAACCGGGCCGACCCGGTCGTCCGGGACGGCGTCAGCACCTCCGACGTCGGCCAGGGCGGCCTCGGCGACTGCTACCTCGCCGCCACGCTCATCGGCCTGGCCAGACAGCGTCCCGACCTGCTCGTCGAGGGGATCCGGGAGAACCCGAACGGCACGTTCACGGTCACCTTCTACCGCGACGGCCGACCCTTCCCGGTCACCGTGACACGTGCCCTGCCCGGCCTGCCCACGGGCGACGCCGCCGGCGGCGCGGCGGGAGGCGGTGGAGGGGGCGAAGCCGGCGGCGCGCGGCCGGTGCCCTCGATCGCCGCGTTCGACCTCACGGGGCGCCCGGAGCTGTGGGCGGCCGTCTACGAGAAGGCGTACGCCCGGCTCCACGGCGGCTACGACGCGATCAGCGGCGGTGATCCCGGCGTGGCCGCGAGCGACCTCACCGGCCGCCCGCATCACGCGGTGCCGCCGGGCTCGCTCAGCGTCGCGGACATCGCGTCCCGACTCGCCACGGGCGACGTCATCACGGTCTCCACTCGCCCGGGCGCGGCGGACGGACCGTCGGGCGGTCTCGTGGAGCGGCACGCCTACGCGGTCCTGGCCGCGGATGCCGCGGGCGGCCGGCTGCTGCTGCGCAACCCGTGGGGCAGCCCCGACGAGGAGCTGGTCCGGTGGTACCGCTGGGACGAGCTGCGTCCCTGCCTCCGTGCGGTCACCCTGACCTCGACGGCCTGAGGCACGACGTGCAGATGACAGTTGGGCATATTGGGTCCGCCGGGCGCGGCCGCGATGACGTCGCCCCCTGGTCGCGAGCGCTCGGCTAGCGCACGCCACATGCGAGCCGAGCGCTCGCCGGCCCGGCCCGGCTCAGCGACCGAAGTGCCGGGACGCCATGTAGCCAGGGCCCTGCAGGGGCCTGCCGGTCCGCGCCGTCCAACGCCATTGCACCGAGATCCGGCCGCCGACGTGGCCGGCGATCTTGGGCACGCCGTGCAGCCAGTCCGCCTGGGCACGCCCGCCGAGCACGAGCAGGTCACCCGAGCTGGGCGCGAGATCGAGCAGGCCGCCGGCGTCGCTCGGGTCGTTCAGGATGCGTCGGCCCTGGCCGAGCCGCACCGGCTTCACGGTCCACGGCCGGCGGGCACCCAGCGTGAGGATCGCGATCACGGTGTCGTCGAGCCACCGCAGCTCCTTGTCGCGGTGCACCCCGACCGAGTCCGCGCCGTCTCGGTAGTAGGACATGCCGTAGCCGTCGAACTCGACGCCATAGCGGCGGCGCAACGCGGCGTGTGCCGCCGTGAGCTCGGGGATGGGCGGTGGCCGGCCCGCCTCGTACCAGGCGCTCAGCCGCGGCGCGGTCACATACTTCTCGTAGCGCCACATCGCGCCGGCCCGCCACTGGGTGGTGTCACGGACCCGCTGGTAGAGCTCGTCGGCGGCCGGCAGCCAGCCGCGGCCAACGTCCACCCAGGACGTCCGGTCGAGCCAGTGCCGCTCGACAGGAGCCGCCGTCAGCACCCTGACGAGGGCGGCGACGTCGGTGCGGCCGGCCGGCGCCGAGACGTCCCCCTCGCCGACCGGACCGGTGAGGGCCGGGCCTTCGCCGGCCTGGCCGGCCCGCTCGGCGGACATGCCTCGACGGTACCGGCGACCTCTGACACCTCTGGCACTTCCGAAGGCCTACGGGTTCCGCCCCACGGCCTTGTCGCCGTCGCCTGTTCACGCAGAGTGAAGTCCAGGATTGGCTGCCGGGTCAGACAGGCTCGGGCGTGCCGGTCGGCGTTGATCCTCGATCCGGACGTTGGTGGGGCGGCGCGACCGATGGTGAGGGCCAATCGGTGAAAAAGGTGGCAATCGTTGGGAAAGGGGCAATCGAGAGGTAAGGGGCCGTCGTAGGTGGATGGTTGCGGTCGCGTGGGCTGTGGGTGGGTCGGTGTTTCCCGCCGCCGGTTCTCGTCGGGTCGCGGGCGGACTGGCCGTCGGCTGGACCCCCCACGAGCACATCGCGGATGTGCATAAGCGCTGGTCGAGCGCTCTCAACGCGCTCGCGTAGGCATGTTGCCGTTATGTGTGCCCCTTGGTCGCGCTCCCCTTACCCCTTCGCCAGCGCGGGGTAACGTGCCTCAACCGGCATAGCCAGCCAGCGCGTCGCACAGCCCGCCGACGCCCGACACGACCCGAACTGACCCAGAGTCCCTAGGCCCGGCCGCTCACCCGGCTCTCCGGTCCGACGTCCACCCGCCACGCGGCCAGCGGCTCCACCCACGCACCTCGGTCCATTCGCGCGAGGGCGCGGACATGGCGTCCAGGCCCACCCGCGAAGGCAGCACGAAGGAAGGAGGCGAGACTCCGTGGCGACCGACCCGATGCGTCAGCTCCCGCTCCCCGGGGTCCTCGTCCTGGTTTCCACCCCGCCTTCCGGTGCCATCGTCGCGGACAACGTGGGCTGGCAGCGCGCCGTCGCGCAGGCGGGCCTGCCGCCCGCGACCAAGCTGGTCGCGCTCATCCTGGCGAGCCACGTCGAACCGGCCAGCGGTGCCGATCCGCAGCTGCCGGCGGGCTCCGCCGTCTGCGCGCCTGGCCTGCGGGTGCTGGTGACACAGACCAAGTACAGCCGGACCCACGTCCAGCGCCAGCTCGCGCTGTTGCGCAGGCTGGGCTGGCTCACCTCGGTCGGCCGGCCCGCGGCCGGCCGACCGGCGCGGTTCGTGTTGACGCTGCCGGCGGAGGTCGCCCGCCGCGCCGGAGTGGGACTGGCCGAGCCAGCCGCGCGGGCCAAGGCCGGGGACGCCGATCG of the Pseudofrankia saprophytica genome contains:
- a CDS encoding C2 family cysteine protease — encoded protein: MIVSSAAFWLARAARECVGCAGVAGRRTPAALFVRRRSGPGGCQEVGDAMPSGYADALVGRAPSVLGTAAAELRAAAVELGGLATTASGLLGPVLTLDTPETWSSPWQRRATARVDGWLRALRGGAEAMAARAHWYVRTAEAFEFAAAAATGLTSAAGEGSTVDRAGSAGTPDAELEPRLPEIPRMPAGWDVPDAALLRELSTDDGTVPADPFLDGSLGADGRRGGRVAPACDVWSGDAWAGAAAAGRGGDGGGHGGDLGGGGPVSFDPGLLGALAGRLRVAGTAAAGLATAVGRTDETALDAVVVGLSATVAAAGGGLAQALGVAAPARPPGSFRLAGLPVPTDVLRLGTHALAVGGPDLAAAIERRTAHLVAAEEAVRTGGVLIDPRSWFDDAPPPDLGWIRTAAAGLVALVGTDPAALSAADVRDAGRRLAALPPAVREAVVSRLRGQPLRALTGALTRLLRRAGGRSRHELEALAAVPDLLLASAPAALVAELVRLLPDLEPAPPGGAAAANGAVASAGADEANRADPVVRDGVSTSDVGQGGLGDCYLAATLIGLARQRPDLLVEGIRENPNGTFTVTFYRDGRPFPVTVTRALPGLPTGDAAGGAAGGGGGGEAGGARPVPSIAAFDLTGRPELWAAVYEKAYARLHGGYDAISGGDPGVAASDLTGRPHHAVPPGSLSVADIASRLATGDVITVSTRPGAADGPSGGLVERHAYAVLAADAAGGRLLLRNPWGSPDEELVRWYRWDELRPCLRAVTLTSTA
- a CDS encoding alpha-ketoglutarate-dependent dioxygenase AlkB codes for the protein MSAERAGQAGEGPALTGPVGEGDVSAPAGRTDVAALVRVLTAAPVERHWLDRTSWVDVGRGWLPAADELYQRVRDTTQWRAGAMWRYEKYVTAPRLSAWYEAGRPPPIPELTAAHAALRRRYGVEFDGYGMSYYRDGADSVGVHRDKELRWLDDTVIAILTLGARRPWTVKPVRLGQGRRILNDPSDAGGLLDLAPSSGDLLVLGGRAQADWLHGVPKIAGHVGGRISVQWRWTARTGRPLQGPGYMASRHFGR